A section of the Zymoseptoria tritici IPO323 chromosome 9, whole genome shotgun sequence genome encodes:
- a CDS encoding threonine synthase has translation MVSPKASQRYLSTRGGSYDLSFEEVVLKGLAHDGGLFIPEDIPSLPSDFLTKWRDYSFQELAYEIFSLYISPEEIPADDLKDIIHRSYATFRADNIVPLVTLDKEKNLHLLELFHGPTFAFKDVALQFVGNLFEYFLVRRNKEKEGKSRDHLTVIGATSGDTGSAAIYGLRGKKDVSVFIMYPKGKVSPIQEAQMTTVTDANVHNIAVEGTFDDCQDILKTLFAEPEINKTLRLGAVNSINWARILAQITYYIHSYFSLARQTNTEKPIARFVVPTGNFGDILAGYFATRMGLPADKLVIATNENDILDRFWKSGRYEKQAKHGEEAEGGFKADGALADPSGVKMTYAPAMDILVSSNFERLLWYLAFRTSDTEEVNRRRMEAGEKVKGWLEQLKKEGGFGVEKAILEAAKEDFESERVSDSETIDTIKDVYRQKGVPAATNGTTKPATTGMVHDGHYILDPHSAIGIAASLRSIETTKSRKDIHHIALATAHPAKFSNAVELALKEEEGFSFETVLPEQFQGLMDLEKRITESKASWEAVRDIVVKQVEEELKGERSTL, from the exons ATGGTCTCCCCCAAAGCCTCTCAGCGCTACTTGAGCACGCGAGGCGGCTCATACGAT CTTTCCTTCGAAGAGGTCGTCTTGAAAGGCCTCGCGCACGATGGCGGCCTTTTCATCCCCGAAGACATCCCTTCTCTCCCATCCGACTTCCTCACCAAATGGCGCGACTACTCCTTCCAAGAACTGGCCTACGAGATCTTCTCCCTGTACATCTCCCCCGAGGAGATTCCCGCCGACGACCTGAAAGACATCATTCACCGCAGCTATGCGACATTCCGCGCTGATAATATCGTCCCACTGGTGACATTGGACAAAGAGAAGAACCTGCACTTGTTGGAGCTGTTTCACGGCCCGACGTTCGCATTCAAGGATGTTGCGCTGCAATTCGTGGGCAATCTGTTCGAGTACTTCCTCGTACGACGgaacaaggagaaggagggcaAGAGCAGAGACCATCTTACAGTCATTGGTGCTACAAGTGGAGATACTGGCTCTGCGGCCATTTACGGCTTGCGAGGCAAGAAGGATGTGTCGGTCTTCATCATGTACCCAAAGGGTAAAGTGAGCCCAATTCAGGAGGCTCAGATGACCACAGTCACGGATGCGAACGTTCACAACATTGCCGTGGAGGGCACATTTGACGATTGTCAG GACATCCTCAAGACACTCTTCGCCGAACCCGAGATCAACAAGACACTCCGTCTCGGAGCTGTCAACAGCATCAATTGGGCTCGCATTCTGGCCCAGATCACGTACTACATCCATTCCTacttctccctcgcccgACAGACCAATACCGAGAAGCCCATTGCACGTTTCGTGGTCCCGACCGGCAACTTTGGCGACATTCTCGCAGGATACTTTGCGACACGCATGGGCCTGCCAGCAGACAAGCTGGTCATTGCTACCAACGAGAACGACATTCTGGACCGTTTCTGGAAGTCCGGCCGTTATGAAAAGCAGGCCAAACACGGTGAGGAGGCAGAGGGTGGGTTCAAGGCGGATGGTGCTCTCGCAGATCCAAGCGGCGTGAAGATGACATATGCTCCGGCAATGGATATTCTGGTCAGCTCAAACTTTGAGAGGTTGCTGTGGTATCTGGCTTTCCGCACAAGTGATACCGAGGAGGTCAACAGGCGACGGATGGAGGCGGGAGAAAAGGTCAAGGGCTGGTTGGAACAATTGAAGAAAGAAGGTGGATTTGGAGTGGAAAAGGCCATACTGGAGGCTGCAAAGGAGGACTTCGAGAGCGAACGTGTTAGCGATTCGGAGACCATCGACACGATCAAGGACGTCTACAGGCAGAAGGGGGTGCCTGCTGCGACAAATGGAACCACAAAGCCGGCTACCACTGGAATGGTCCACGATGGCCACTACATCCTGGATCCACACTCGGCCATCGGTATTGCTGCGTCTCTCCGCTCCATCGAGACCACCAAGTCGCGGAAAGACATCCACCATATCGCCTTGGCTACAGCACATCCCGCGAAGTTCTCTAATGCTGTCGAGCTGGCActgaaggaagaggaggggtTCTCCTTCGAAACTGTTCTGCCGGAACAATTCCAGGGTCTTATGGACCTGGAGAAGCGCATCACGGAGAGCAAGGCCAGCTGGGAGGCTGTCCGGGATATTGTGGTCAAAcaagtggaggaggagttgaagggCGAGCGCTCGACGTTGTGA
- the CDH gene encoding cellobiose deshydrogenase/glucose-methanol-choline oxidoreductase (cellobiose dehydrogenase; GMC-oxred. Carbohydrate-binding module protein. This family of proteins bind FAD as a cofactor. Hemoflavoprotein. Electron transfer.Amino acid transport and metabolism. Energy production and conversion. Probable involved in pathogenesis.. ...) — MRVSQAVSLSLAVAGGLALPASTTQQGQWDVIIIGAGPAGIVVADRMSEAGKKTLLLEQGGPSYYITGGRERPDWLANTNLSRVDVPGLYNSIYATRDSELLCTEQVLSGYGGCTVGGSTAINAGLFHLPPASDFDTYFPKQWSSKDVANAVSKVRARQPFTDNPSADGKYYLQSGYDAAKEWLVKGAGYAEVALNDVPDRKTGVFGHATFNYEGGQRSGPVTTYLQSALKRSNFELRTGVQVKAVDRNGKQATGVTVQSNGQESTIGLASGGRVIVSGGALFSPGILMKSGIGNPDELSKLSEAGLLKLASSSWINNTAVGDKLFDNPNTFIELSGSNIKSYTYNYTSPEQSDKDLYLSARSGPYSFAGQTSAFWDVININDTITSVQGTIGAAGYGEYTDDNTITLNVYGTAGLRSSGRVVIDTKTGRPGREKYFHYTDEGNMDSLAIATFIHKIFAAFKTSNSGLTPRNIAQDASVEQIQQYITSSTPYTGKDVSHSSSSCRLGSCVDLNTKIIGSDNIFVVDASIIPPLTTNPVAGIMIAAERASELILAL, encoded by the exons ATGAGGGTCAGCCAAGCAGTATCGTTGTCGTTAGCTGTTGCTGGTGGGCTTGCTCTCCCAGCAAGCACGACTCAGCAGGGACAGTGGGATGTTATCATCATTG GCGCCGGACCCGCAGGCATCGTCGTAGCAGATCGCATGAGCGAAGCAGGAAAGAAGACACTTCTTCTCGAACAAGGTGGCCCATCATATTATATCACCGGAGGCCGCGAGAGGCCTGACTGGCTTGCGAACACCAACCTCAGCCGGGTCGATGTTCCCGGCCTGTACAATTCGATCTAC GCCACCAGAGACAGCGAGCTTCTCTGCACTGAGCAGGTTTTGAGTGGCTACGGCGGCTGCACAGTCGGAGGCAGCACTGCCATCAACGCAGGGCTCTTCCATCTACCTCCAGCATCAGATTTCGACACATACTTCCCAAAGCAATGGAGCTCAAAAGATGTCGCCAACGCGGTCTCCAAAGTCCGTGCCAGGCAGCCATTCACAGACAACCCTTCTGCGGACGGAAAGTACTACCTCCAGTCAGGCTATGACGCCGCGAAGGAGTGGCTGGTCAAGGGAGCGGGGTACGCGGAAGTTGCTCTGAACGATGTGCCCGACAGGAAGACTGGCGTCTTTGGTCATGCTACCTTCAATTATGAGGGCGGTCAGCGGTCTGGACCAGTGACAACTTATCTCCAATCTGCGCTAAAGCGTTCGAACTTTGAGCTCCGGACTGGAGTACAGGTCAAGGCCGTTGATCGAAACGGGAAGCAGGCTACTGGTGTCACTGTCCAAAGCAACGGACAGGAGTCGACAATTGGCCTTGCGAGTGGTGGACGGGTCATCGTCAGTGGAGGCGCTCTGTTCAGCCCTGGAATTCTTATGAAGAGTGGAATCGGCAACCCAGACGAGCTCTCCAAGCTGTCCGAAGCAGGTCTGCTGAAGCTTGCTTCGTCTTCCTGGATCAACAACACTGCCGTCGGCgacaagctcttcgacaacCCGAACACCTTCATCGAACTCTCCGGATCGAACATCAAATCCTACACTTATAACTACACCTCTCCAGAGCAATCAGACAAGGACCTCTACTTGTCCGCTCGCTCCGGCCCATACTCCTTTGCTGGTCAGACCAGTGCCTTCTGGGACGTGATCAATATCAACGACACCATTACAAGCGTGCAAGGCACCATCGGCGCTGCAGGCTACGGAGAGTACACTGACGACAACACCATTACACTGAATGTATATGGCACCGCCGGTCTCCGCTCCAGCGGCCGAGTCGTCATCGACACCAAGACCGGCCGCCCTGGTCGCGAGAAGTATTTCCACTACACCGACGAGGGCAACATGGACAgcctcgccatcgccacaTTTATTCACAAGATCTTTGCGGCTTTCAAGACTTCCAACTCGGGTTTGACGCCTCGCAACATTGCTCAGGACGCAAGTGTCGAGCAAATTCAGCAGTACATCACAAGCAGTACGCCGTATACTGGTAAAGATGTCAGCCATTCGAGTTCGAGCTGTCGACTGGGAAGCTGCGTGGATTTGAACACGAAAATCATTGGCTCAGACAACATTTTTGTTGTAGATGCCAGTATTATTCCGCCACTCACAACGAACCCGGTGGCGGGAATTATGAttgcggcggagagggcgagTGAGTTGATCCTTGCGCTG